One window from the genome of Gimesia aquarii encodes:
- a CDS encoding 2TM domain-containing protein codes for MMAKNENYEQAKSRVEKRIGFMIHAGVYVLVNAGLITLNLMRSPDKLWFIWPLGGWGLGVLFHAIKVFGPGSGGASNWKEKMIEKEQSKLDE; via the coding sequence ATGATGGCAAAAAACGAAAATTATGAGCAGGCGAAAAGCCGTGTCGAAAAACGTATCGGTTTTATGATTCATGCTGGCGTTTATGTTCTTGTTAACGCTGGCCTGATTACTTTAAATCTGATGCGTTCCCCAGACAAACTCTGGTTTATCTGGCCATTAGGAGGCTGGGGGCTCGGAGTTTTATTCCACGCGATCAAAGTGTTTGGCCCCGGAAGTGGGGGGGCTTCGAATTGGAAAGAAAAAATGATTGAGAAAGAGCAATCGAAACTCGATGAGTAA
- a CDS encoding TolC family protein yields MRRIKRFLFYNNRKPLLTTALILAMAVVHSGCSPTFWFDQANQDTYEILAENANDPAWQVPRYDIEPDPRSRFYDPYDPNHEPLPPDDPAANVYMHWLQCKKGYKSWHKFGRALSIENPDWLVQYGISPELSAEIAASGDALEGVELPALNDLTLAETIDIANINSREYQFQIENLFLAALDLTFGRFQFDVRYLGVGGQNPQAELNRRRLANGTQELDLASRIGVNQVLPSGAQWAVELANNTLWIFSGSNRTNSVSLLSYSLVQPLLLGAGRKVVLNNLTQDERNVLYQTRTLARFRKEFFTANVAGGTGFLQLLQQTQVINNERNNIKLLERQVETLRALSSQKPKVLSEKLEKLPENWILPPELVDKLLFDDEAQLLSWNGEMTEAHEKQLLALSEENAYQAAVNELIQRVRTEVVTLDVAQLETRLAQSINRLRSFERVYQDSLGSFKLFLGLPPNMPLSIDESLLKPFQLIDPLLPAIEQEIYDYVLVWAKVYVEDWEDPDLIPPTTAELKEVLIGLKQLLAKLRADGLETLEQDIKNIEDLLGDNDENVSEELLALRQRRFLSDEDRERVRQSSSNDIRLYYGVRKTMEGMERRLDGLQSFLSEDKLTNEQKKRIIFEMADLREDMLRISQGMQVIEIGLRVELITLEPFTMDIGEVVRIGLANRLDLMNQRGLVMDARRLMEVRSNSLEAVLNVVVEGDVSTPLGRNKPLDFRGSQAGFRAGVEFTAPLSLVQERNAYRESQIDYQRERRAFMAAEDDTKFEIRQSWRQLAVLRQNFETSRVQIRLAALQYDSAVEATSDPAQAGRNQGLNLLNALNAVLDAQNSLIGNWINYEQNRLNIYLDMGIMEIDENGIWKDDFYQHRAGRIRPTNEHRQPPPGTTETGVTAAEDIRQVVFRPAGELNALSTESEETPQAP; encoded by the coding sequence ATGAGGCGCATAAAACGTTTTCTGTTTTATAACAATCGCAAACCACTGTTAACGACCGCTTTGATCCTAGCAATGGCCGTGGTTCATTCTGGCTGCTCTCCAACATTCTGGTTCGACCAAGCCAATCAGGATACATATGAAATCTTAGCTGAGAATGCAAATGATCCTGCCTGGCAGGTTCCCCGTTATGACATCGAACCCGATCCACGCAGTCGCTTTTATGATCCTTATGACCCTAATCATGAACCACTGCCTCCCGACGACCCTGCGGCAAATGTCTATATGCATTGGCTACAATGTAAGAAAGGGTATAAAAGCTGGCATAAGTTTGGCCGCGCACTTAGTATTGAGAATCCGGACTGGCTTGTGCAGTACGGGATCAGTCCCGAATTGAGTGCGGAAATTGCTGCCTCGGGTGATGCATTAGAAGGTGTGGAATTACCTGCCCTCAATGATCTTACACTTGCGGAAACCATTGACATTGCCAACATCAATAGCCGCGAATATCAATTTCAAATTGAAAATTTGTTTCTGGCCGCTTTGGATTTGACGTTTGGCCGATTCCAGTTTGATGTCCGGTATCTCGGTGTGGGGGGGCAGAATCCCCAGGCAGAACTCAATCGACGTCGATTGGCAAATGGAACACAGGAACTCGATCTGGCTAGCCGGATCGGAGTGAATCAGGTTCTCCCCAGTGGAGCCCAATGGGCCGTTGAACTGGCAAACAATACACTCTGGATATTCTCTGGATCGAATCGAACCAACTCTGTCAGTCTCCTTTCCTACTCTCTGGTACAGCCTCTCTTGTTAGGGGCAGGTCGAAAAGTGGTGTTGAATAATCTGACACAGGATGAACGAAACGTGTTATATCAGACACGGACACTCGCTCGATTCCGAAAAGAGTTTTTTACAGCCAATGTCGCCGGAGGGACTGGCTTTCTACAGTTGCTCCAGCAAACTCAGGTTATTAACAATGAACGAAATAATATCAAGTTGCTGGAACGTCAGGTTGAAACCTTGCGTGCGCTCTCTTCACAAAAGCCAAAAGTCCTCTCTGAAAAATTAGAAAAACTTCCCGAGAATTGGATCCTTCCACCCGAACTGGTTGATAAGTTGCTGTTTGATGACGAAGCTCAACTTTTGTCATGGAATGGAGAAATGACAGAAGCACATGAGAAACAATTGTTGGCGTTAAGTGAAGAAAATGCTTATCAGGCGGCTGTCAATGAATTGATCCAGCGAGTCCGAACGGAAGTTGTCACTTTGGATGTTGCACAGTTGGAAACCAGATTGGCACAATCCATCAATCGCCTGAGATCATTCGAACGAGTCTATCAGGATTCACTGGGGAGTTTCAAACTTTTTTTGGGACTGCCTCCCAATATGCCTTTGAGTATCGATGAATCGTTATTGAAACCGTTTCAATTAATTGATCCCTTGTTGCCAGCGATAGAACAAGAAATTTATGACTATGTCCTAGTGTGGGCGAAAGTTTACGTAGAGGACTGGGAAGATCCTGACTTAATTCCTCCCACAACGGCAGAATTGAAAGAAGTTCTCATTGGTCTCAAACAGCTTCTGGCCAAACTTCGTGCCGATGGATTGGAAACACTGGAACAGGACATTAAAAATATAGAAGACCTGCTGGGCGATAATGATGAAAATGTTTCAGAAGAACTGTTGGCCTTACGTCAGCGGCGTTTCCTCTCAGATGAAGATCGTGAACGAGTCCGCCAAAGTTCCTCAAATGATATACGTTTGTATTATGGGGTTCGAAAGACAATGGAAGGCATGGAACGCCGTCTGGATGGCCTACAGAGTTTTCTGAGTGAAGATAAACTGACAAATGAGCAAAAAAAGCGAATTATTTTTGAGATGGCAGATCTTCGTGAAGACATGCTCAGAATCTCCCAGGGAATGCAGGTCATTGAAATTGGTCTGCGAGTGGAACTGATTACCCTGGAACCATTTACGATGGACATCGGTGAAGTGGTTCGCATCGGACTTGCAAACAGACTCGATTTGATGAATCAGCGTGGTTTGGTGATGGATGCTCGCAGGTTGATGGAAGTCCGGTCTAATTCTCTCGAAGCGGTGTTAAATGTCGTAGTAGAAGGAGACGTTAGTACGCCTCTCGGTAGAAACAAGCCGTTGGATTTCCGCGGAAGTCAGGCAGGTTTTCGAGCAGGAGTCGAGTTTACAGCTCCATTATCTTTGGTTCAGGAAAGAAACGCCTATCGCGAGTCACAAATCGATTATCAACGAGAACGCCGTGCTTTTATGGCTGCGGAAGACGATACGAAGTTCGAAATTCGCCAAAGTTGGCGTCAATTAGCAGTGTTACGTCAGAATTTCGAGACTTCTCGAGTTCAAATCCGTTTAGCCGCTTTACAGTATGACAGTGCAGTAGAGGCAACATCAGATCCTGCCCAAGCAGGGCGTAATCAAGGCCTAAATCTGTTAAACGCGTTAAATGCGGTATTAGACGCACAAAACAGTTTAATTGGCAACTGGATAAATTATGAGCAAAACCGACTTAACATCTATCTGGATATGGGTATTATGGAGATAGATGAAAATGGAATTTGGAAAGACGATTTCTACCAACACCGCGCGGGAAGAATCAGGCCCACCAATGAGCACCGCCAACCCCCCCCAGGGACAACTGAAACCGGAGTTACCGCAGCAGAAGACATCAGACAAGTTGTCTTCCGACCTGCCGGAGAGCTTAACGCCCTCTCCACTGAAAGCGAAGAAACGCCGCAAGCTCCCTAA
- a CDS encoding ABC transporter permease, with protein sequence MTRIIRIIRLALKSLLLHKLRSGLTMLGIVFGVFSVIAMLAIGEGASAQAQKQVLELGATNVIVRSVKPPLDVAQSSTRTRVLQYGLLRSDYKVLTNTLPTITKAVPIREISREIRYLKDAMNARVVGCTGDYLEMNHLELSQGRFLTHSDQTKLLNVAVIANDVANTLFKHEDPVGKSIRIGPMFYTVIGVTKDRTASAAIGGSLSGQDYNKDVYVPIKTLQVREGDLDIKNQAGSMTAEQIELHQITLRVNDKDAVLPTAQAIRETLEQSHSRAKDYAVVVPLELLKQAEQIRLIFNVVLGSIAAISLVVGGIGIMNIMLATVTERTREIGVRRALGARQRDIVEQFLTETIVLAGSGGLIGVVLGLLTPVSFLGIQWFVQNFIMEGTTVGSEVGRMFFDLQPQIAFWSLPVAFGISVTIGVISGIYPAVAAAKLDPIEALRHE encoded by the coding sequence ATGACTCGAATCATTCGTATCATTCGGCTCGCACTGAAAAGCTTATTGCTGCATAAGCTAAGGTCCGGCTTGACGATGCTCGGGATTGTGTTTGGAGTCTTTTCTGTGATTGCCATGTTGGCCATTGGTGAAGGTGCCAGCGCGCAGGCTCAAAAACAGGTGTTGGAGCTAGGTGCCACAAACGTGATTGTGCGTAGTGTGAAGCCTCCACTTGATGTGGCCCAGTCTTCGACACGTACTCGAGTGCTGCAATATGGATTATTGAGGTCAGACTATAAAGTTTTAACCAATACGCTACCTACGATTACCAAAGCAGTTCCGATTCGGGAAATCAGCAGAGAAATTCGCTACCTGAAAGATGCCATGAATGCCCGCGTCGTCGGTTGTACCGGTGATTATCTGGAAATGAATCATTTGGAACTCTCTCAAGGTCGCTTCCTGACTCACAGTGATCAGACAAAGCTGCTGAATGTGGCTGTAATCGCCAATGATGTGGCAAACACCTTATTCAAGCATGAAGATCCGGTAGGAAAATCAATCCGGATTGGTCCCATGTTTTACACAGTTATTGGTGTGACTAAAGATCGTACCGCCTCTGCAGCCATTGGTGGTAGCCTCTCGGGGCAGGATTATAACAAAGATGTTTATGTCCCCATTAAGACGCTTCAGGTCCGCGAAGGAGATCTTGATATCAAAAATCAGGCCGGTAGCATGACGGCTGAGCAGATCGAACTGCATCAGATTACTCTACGGGTTAATGATAAAGATGCTGTATTACCAACGGCTCAGGCGATCAGAGAAACCTTGGAGCAATCGCATTCACGCGCCAAAGATTATGCTGTTGTTGTCCCTTTGGAGTTATTAAAACAGGCCGAGCAGATTCGACTCATCTTCAATGTTGTGTTGGGGTCGATCGCCGCCATCAGTTTAGTGGTGGGTGGGATTGGAATCATGAATATCATGCTGGCTACCGTTACCGAAAGAACGAGAGAAATTGGCGTTCGGCGTGCTCTGGGCGCACGACAGCGGGACATTGTCGAACAGTTTCTGACAGAAACTATCGTATTAGCAGGTTCGGGGGGATTAATTGGCGTTGTGCTTGGGCTCCTCACTCCTGTTTCCTTTCTGGGAATTCAATGGTTTGTGCAGAATTTCATTATGGAAGGTACCACCGTAGGTTCAGAAGTCGGGCGTATGTTTTTTGACCTGCAGCCACAGATTGCGTTCTGGAGCCTGCCCGTGGCGTTTGGGATCTCAGTGACGATTGGCGTTATCTCGGGAATTTATCCTGCTGTCGCTGCAGCAAAACTCGATCCCATTGAAGCATTACGACACGAATAA
- a CDS encoding efflux RND transporter periplasmic adaptor subunit — protein MVKAGDLLCELDSALLVDKEKQQQIQVTQAEAELKQAEENVAIQKTQNDSDNSAALLAYELAKLDLEKFLKGESQRDINVKQGAITKAREDLQRAEETFEFSKRIAKKGYKNQNDVEADRINVVKAQIDLEIAKEDLAVEKDYVQKRKERELKAAVEEKERDQERVRRKGIATLAQYEAKLKAGQLTYEVESSELERFREQIKACKLIAPQNGQVVYANQDNGRRGNGEDVIEEGTEVRERQAIIQLPDFSLMKVDARIHESKISLIREGLPVDIRVDAFPEQTYLGEVDQVSSVPISSNWMRPDLKEYKASIKIVPNGADITKLKPGLTAEIEIRIEERDGVLQVPVQSVITIGTQHYIFVLGSDGEAVRRLIKIGQTSDTTIEILDGVQEDEEVILNPRTHFADQLIDLEEQMALERKEQAENQTSGQGKRKSTKAQSSGKSGGKAGGQKSERSSAGGASGFMKRLDKNSDGKISKEELPEPMRERFSSMDTNKDGFITAEELSKLRGKRPPSGGQRPSGGKRP, from the coding sequence ATGGTCAAAGCAGGTGATCTTCTCTGTGAACTTGATTCTGCCCTACTGGTTGATAAAGAAAAGCAACAGCAAATTCAGGTCACACAGGCAGAGGCCGAATTGAAACAGGCAGAAGAAAATGTGGCCATTCAGAAAACGCAAAATGACAGCGATAACTCAGCGGCTCTTCTTGCATATGAATTAGCAAAACTTGACTTGGAAAAGTTTCTAAAAGGCGAATCGCAACGTGACATTAATGTCAAACAAGGAGCGATTACCAAAGCCCGCGAAGATTTACAGCGTGCGGAAGAAACGTTTGAGTTCTCCAAGAGAATTGCAAAAAAGGGTTATAAAAACCAAAACGATGTGGAAGCAGACCGTATCAATGTTGTAAAAGCACAGATTGATCTGGAGATTGCCAAAGAAGATTTAGCGGTTGAAAAAGACTATGTACAAAAACGGAAAGAACGAGAGTTAAAAGCCGCCGTTGAGGAGAAAGAACGAGATCAGGAACGCGTTCGACGTAAAGGAATTGCCACATTAGCTCAGTATGAAGCCAAACTGAAGGCAGGCCAGTTGACCTATGAAGTTGAGAGCAGTGAACTGGAGCGGTTTCGAGAGCAGATTAAGGCCTGTAAATTAATCGCGCCTCAAAATGGTCAGGTTGTTTATGCCAACCAGGATAATGGGCGTCGCGGTAATGGTGAAGATGTGATTGAAGAAGGGACAGAAGTCCGCGAACGTCAGGCGATCATACAATTACCAGATTTCAGCCTGATGAAAGTGGATGCTCGAATTCACGAATCAAAGATTAGCCTGATTCGAGAAGGATTGCCTGTTGATATTCGTGTTGATGCTTTTCCCGAACAAACCTATCTGGGTGAGGTGGATCAAGTCTCTTCTGTGCCGATTTCCTCCAACTGGATGCGGCCCGACCTCAAAGAATACAAGGCCTCCATCAAGATTGTGCCTAATGGAGCAGATATCACGAAACTGAAACCAGGTTTAACTGCTGAAATCGAAATTCGCATCGAAGAGCGAGATGGTGTGTTGCAGGTTCCCGTGCAATCAGTGATTACAATCGGAACTCAGCATTATATTTTCGTCCTTGGCTCGGATGGCGAAGCTGTACGAAGATTAATTAAAATTGGTCAGACCAGTGATACAACGATTGAAATTTTGGATGGTGTCCAGGAAGACGAAGAAGTCATCTTGAATCCTCGTACACACTTTGCAGATCAACTCATTGATCTGGAAGAACAGATGGCGCTTGAGCGGAAAGAGCAGGCTGAAAATCAGACGTCGGGTCAAGGTAAAAGGAAATCCACCAAAGCACAATCTTCAGGAAAATCGGGAGGCAAGGCTGGGGGGCAGAAATCCGAGAGGTCTTCTGCCGGTGGTGCGAGCGGCTTTATGAAGCGTCTTGACAAAAACTCAGATGGCAAAATTTCCAAAGAGGAACTGCCCGAGCCGATGCGCGAACGGTTCTCCAGTATGGATACCAACAAGGATGGTTTTATTACTGCGGAAGAGCTGAGTAAACTTCGAGGGAAGAGGCCACCTTCAGGAGGGCAAAGACCCTCTGGAGGAAAACGACCATGA
- a CDS encoding ABC transporter ATP-binding protein codes for MRLAAQVVDLSKFYDLGSVVVKALRGVSTDFPEGDFVAIMGSSGSGKSTLLNLLGALDRPTSGQYFLGGHDVSTLDDDELSLMRNDMIGFIFQSFNLIAQYTVLENIEVPLLYRAGYPAIGRVERERCIELANMVGLGDRLDHRPFQLSGGQQQRVSIARALVNDPEIILADEPTGNLDSATEAEIMTILHNLNAEGRTIIMVTHEPGIAQQTKRQITMKDGIIESETILQTPSFNH; via the coding sequence ATGAGGCTGGCTGCCCAAGTTGTCGACCTCAGCAAATTCTATGATTTAGGTTCTGTTGTGGTAAAAGCGCTGCGGGGCGTTTCGACAGACTTTCCCGAAGGTGATTTTGTCGCCATTATGGGTTCATCCGGAAGTGGTAAAAGTACGCTTCTCAACCTTTTGGGAGCGTTGGACCGTCCTACCAGTGGTCAGTATTTTCTGGGTGGTCACGATGTTTCGACTCTGGATGATGATGAACTTTCATTGATGCGCAATGACATGATTGGTTTCATCTTTCAGTCTTTCAATCTGATTGCACAATATACCGTTCTGGAAAATATCGAAGTTCCACTTTTGTACCGTGCCGGCTATCCCGCCATCGGACGGGTTGAAAGAGAACGGTGTATCGAACTGGCCAATATGGTTGGTTTGGGAGACCGCCTAGACCATCGCCCCTTCCAGCTTTCTGGTGGACAACAACAACGTGTCTCCATCGCCAGAGCATTAGTGAATGATCCGGAAATTATTCTGGCGGATGAACCAACGGGTAACCTGGACTCAGCGACTGAAGCGGAGATTATGACTATCCTGCATAATTTAAACGCGGAAGGGCGCACTATTATTATGGTGACACACGAGCCCGGTATCGCCCAACAAACCAAACGTCAGATCACGATGAAAGATGGAATCATCGAGAGTGAAACCATTTTGCAAACTCCCTCGTTCAATCATTAA
- a CDS encoding thioredoxin-like domain-containing protein — protein MPGKQAFLNRIYLIPFVIASFFLSLDLSVSLVLADEKSPAKDTKQSEKNVKQDNVLAVKNPFPNRPKAPSLDGGKEWLNTSGEITLKDLRGKVVLIDFWTYCCINCMHVLPDLAYLEKKYPNELVVIGCHSAKFDNEKETDNIRRAIQRYEIKHPVINDANMTVWRKYGVRAWPSMVLIDPEGNYCGHLSGEGNRELLDKVLERVIAYHRAKGTLDETPVHFELESNKLKKTPLKFPGKLLADAPNQRLFISDSNHNRIVIASLDGKLIDVIGSGQIGKKDGDYKTASFDHPQGMALVGNTLYVADTENHLIRAIDLNKKQVTTLAGTGEQARYRSAGGKLKESALNSPWALAEINGVLYICMAGPHQIWSHKLGTDEIGVYAGSGREDITNGPLETSAFAQTSDITVDGDVFYVVDSEGSAVRKVDTKNKKVTTIAGTSDLERGRALFEFGDIDGIGEKSRLQHPLGVLFDKGRLFVADTYNHKLKTIDLKTNEVKTLLGTGKDGDALNPAQFSEPSGLALVGNRLFVADTNNHRICEVNLNDNKVTEFKVQGLTPPSLPKKSDDSFSPAKNTIAVSAQTVDAKSPFKISVSPKLPTEFKLSPLAPVKFSFTSDADPKKTIARGKGVVKGNQVVLELPALTSQSGTYLLNLRFGYCRDGVGGLCKQHSAHWKIPIETAAGNKTSEISLPLDLSQD, from the coding sequence ATGCCAGGAAAGCAAGCTTTTCTGAATCGAATCTATCTCATTCCGTTCGTCATCGCTTCATTTTTCTTGAGCCTTGATCTTTCTGTATCGCTTGTCTTGGCAGATGAGAAGTCTCCAGCAAAAGACACAAAGCAATCTGAGAAAAACGTTAAGCAGGATAATGTTCTGGCTGTAAAAAATCCATTTCCGAATCGTCCCAAAGCACCCAGTTTGGATGGCGGCAAAGAATGGCTTAATACTTCCGGTGAGATCACGCTCAAAGACCTGCGTGGTAAAGTGGTACTCATCGATTTCTGGACCTATTGCTGTATCAATTGCATGCATGTGCTGCCCGATCTGGCTTACCTGGAAAAAAAGTATCCGAATGAACTGGTCGTCATCGGTTGTCACTCCGCTAAATTCGACAATGAAAAAGAAACGGATAATATTCGCCGCGCGATTCAACGCTATGAAATCAAACACCCGGTCATCAATGATGCCAACATGACCGTCTGGCGAAAGTATGGAGTGCGGGCATGGCCTTCGATGGTTCTCATTGATCCAGAAGGCAATTACTGCGGACATTTGTCCGGTGAAGGAAATCGCGAACTGTTGGACAAAGTTCTGGAACGGGTGATTGCCTATCATCGTGCGAAAGGTACTTTGGATGAGACTCCTGTGCACTTTGAATTAGAGTCAAACAAGTTAAAAAAGACACCGTTAAAGTTTCCTGGCAAACTCCTCGCCGATGCACCGAACCAGCGTCTGTTTATTTCCGACAGCAATCATAATCGAATTGTCATTGCTTCGCTGGATGGAAAATTAATCGATGTGATTGGCTCGGGGCAAATTGGCAAAAAAGATGGTGACTATAAGACCGCTTCATTTGATCATCCTCAAGGCATGGCCCTCGTAGGTAACACCCTGTATGTTGCTGATACTGAAAATCATCTGATTCGTGCGATCGACCTCAACAAAAAACAGGTCACAACTCTGGCAGGTACAGGTGAACAAGCCCGCTATCGTTCGGCAGGAGGCAAGCTGAAAGAATCTGCTCTCAACAGTCCCTGGGCTTTGGCCGAGATCAACGGCGTGCTCTATATCTGTATGGCGGGGCCTCATCAAATCTGGTCGCACAAACTGGGAACAGATGAAATTGGCGTTTATGCTGGCTCGGGACGTGAAGACATTACTAATGGTCCTCTGGAGACATCCGCATTTGCACAGACATCAGATATTACCGTTGATGGTGATGTATTCTATGTTGTCGATAGCGAAGGTTCAGCTGTGCGTAAAGTTGATACGAAAAATAAGAAAGTAACGACAATCGCAGGTACTTCCGATCTCGAGCGAGGTCGTGCTCTGTTTGAATTTGGGGATATAGACGGTATCGGTGAGAAATCACGGTTACAGCATCCGCTCGGAGTCCTGTTTGATAAAGGACGCCTGTTTGTTGCCGATACCTATAATCATAAGCTCAAAACTATCGATCTGAAAACCAACGAAGTCAAAACATTACTTGGCACAGGCAAGGATGGCGATGCGCTCAACCCGGCTCAGTTCTCCGAACCATCGGGGCTGGCACTCGTCGGAAACCGATTATTTGTGGCAGATACGAACAATCATCGTATCTGTGAGGTCAATCTGAATGATAACAAAGTGACTGAGTTCAAAGTACAGGGTTTAACGCCTCCCAGCCTGCCGAAAAAGTCAGATGACAGTTTTAGTCCAGCTAAAAACACAATAGCAGTTTCCGCACAAACGGTTGATGCTAAGAGCCCATTCAAAATCAGCGTGTCTCCGAAACTTCCTACCGAATTTAAGTTATCCCCACTGGCACCTGTGAAGTTTTCTTTCACATCTGATGCAGATCCCAAGAAAACCATTGCCAGAGGGAAGGGAGTTGTGAAAGGAAATCAAGTTGTTTTAGAACTTCCTGCATTAACTAGCCAGTCAGGCACTTATCTATTAAATCTACGTTTTGGATACTGTCGCGATGGTGTGGGCGGACTATGTAAACAGCATTCAGCCCATTGGAAAATTCCGATTGAGACTGCTGCTGGAAATAAAACATCTGAGATTTCGTTACCATTGGATCTCTCACAAGATTGA
- a CDS encoding MarR family winged helix-turn-helix transcriptional regulator, translating to MEQEHNSDLETAQDPIDWRSLQNHECVEQIDLLIRTVHLVRAALNNSFAQLEINEVRYASLKVIDAVSQVGCSQSELARKLGQSESNICTLIERMESDKLVIRQQSKKDRRKRVLHLTEEGESILAQVKAYHGTVSQRLLSALNSDQRRQLTGILQALLKSAHIQRSHRETAKTILDVSGPYPFQGSPAA from the coding sequence ATGGAACAGGAACACAATTCCGATTTGGAAACGGCCCAGGATCCCATTGATTGGCGATCGTTACAAAATCATGAATGTGTTGAACAGATTGATCTTCTGATTCGAACAGTTCATTTGGTTAGAGCGGCTTTAAACAATAGCTTTGCTCAATTGGAGATTAATGAAGTTCGCTACGCGTCACTCAAGGTGATTGATGCGGTGAGTCAAGTAGGATGCTCTCAGTCAGAACTGGCACGAAAACTGGGGCAGTCAGAGTCGAATATCTGTACATTGATCGAACGTATGGAAAGCGACAAATTGGTGATACGGCAGCAATCTAAGAAGGATCGCCGTAAACGCGTGTTGCATTTAACTGAGGAAGGTGAAAGTATCCTGGCACAAGTGAAGGCGTATCATGGTACCGTTTCACAGCGTTTGTTGTCAGCATTGAATTCAGATCAAAGACGTCAACTCACCGGCATTTTGCAGGCCTTGCTCAAGTCGGCTCATATCCAACGGTCTCATCGTGAGACTGCAAAAACGATTCTGGATGTCTCCGGTCCTTATCCATTTCAGGGGTCTCCTGCAGCCTAG